In the genome of Mucisphaera calidilacus, one region contains:
- a CDS encoding PAS domain-containing protein, producing the protein MDPWHDDIAGKATGRRGRAMQMVSIGAIVLGVVLMVLAARQWRSEPTVYERSQAAAEILWEQGGGLIADVRRAIVPAIARAQIMRRSEPLAEAVASGDTRAIRDLCNTIMRHSTEIDSVAVLDPAGAMLAINSVHPDGTEIDEHRLDIIRRDDFALHPDMPHAHDVPPEHGALEFHTDCNVVRALYAGERLSISYSVPLHDDDGRHIATISTHMRARRVTDLLKRRIIAGGSGSIHLVTDRGEIFHEQVAASDTHSSLSREVIETAIWDMSEQNKDRALFNEGDQSFALVRLADLETADNHGIQAMVRVPNAWLMHESRQDHLLGLTSLLIEGLMLCTLGVIAVSYLRNAERGRRLEQLTRDYGRIAEVARRTHNGVVTLDDQGRIVWCNEGFARITKHQLADVQGRVFADLLCGPQTDPELAERMRKSLTRGESFEGDLRCNDADGQEIWLDIDVQPRGDRSGSPGGSMIVFSDITPLMQSRREALEAYNEIDSLRGALDQHSIISVTDAEGRITDVNSGFCRISGYKREELIGKNHRIINSGTHPKVFWEEMWKCVSSGQPWRRIVCNRRKDGSLYWVDSTVIPCTSADGTINKYVSIRFDITAQKKAEQVAEQVNAEIDAQRRELQTIIDSIPALIFYKDNQNRILHANQMVADSLGMRIEDVAGKRTEALYPSKDAAAYYRDDLEVLASRSPKLGIIERHEQKEGERRHIRTDKIPLRGPSGKLDRILVVATDITEIQQANEKLDRLARRLAVATEGAGVGIWDLNLANNELIWDRTMFRIYGVDEQEGPLDLESWKRRLLAEDLDDAVAKFEAAIRGDGQFETVFRIRTGEGEVRYVQASATVIRDEAGQPEHVIGVNWDVSRQYEAEYRLEQAMSASDIITYDWMMQNESASFISDNYYTLLGYEPGAFAITFEAWASRCHPDDRERVIREVRDYLADARGRSCTIECRLMTRSGESVWMRTVGEVIEWDEAGNPSRMVGVQMDIDAPKRVDLALRSAVEMNVTESEHETLTELCRSVANVFDVAFVGVAKQISIEGIDHARLVGGWSQDGEVKPFTYALDGTPCDLVYREAFCMHESEVTELYPRDRILIDMGAESYAGLRIHDSHGRPVGLMMLIDDKPLKNRPDLRATLQLFGARAAAEIERFGIEESLRAAKEAAESASIAKSEFLANMSHEIRTPMTAILGYADLLGTDEQYTHDPEHAADAVRTIQSNARHLLAIINDILDMSKIEAGKMTVETIGVSPAAIAEEVASLIGARARGKGLDMRVQYDTPIPRTIRTDPTRLRQILLNLVGNAVKFTEVGSVTIRLSHEPGSDTIGFRVVDTGIGMSPEQCAVVAKFEAFNQADGSMTRKFGGTGLGLRISSSLTQILGGGLSVESERDVGSAFTVTIRTGDLSGVPLIEPEQITEAMVKASPDTPPGEARAASTGDSLLDGRRILLAEDGPDNQRLISFHLKKAGAQVAVADNGKIACEKILDERGGFDLIIMDMQMPELDGYGATRKLRQEGCTLPIIALTAHAMDGDRQRCLDAGCDDYLTKPIDKTQLIETCDAWIRNPGRRAAA; encoded by the coding sequence CGTGCCCGCGATCGCGCGTGCGCAGATCATGCGGCGATCCGAACCGCTGGCTGAGGCCGTCGCGTCGGGTGATACCCGGGCCATCCGTGACCTCTGCAACACCATCATGCGTCACAGCACCGAGATCGATTCGGTCGCGGTTCTCGATCCCGCCGGCGCGATGCTGGCGATCAACTCGGTCCACCCCGACGGCACCGAGATCGACGAGCACCGTCTGGACATCATCCGCCGTGATGACTTCGCCCTCCACCCGGACATGCCTCATGCTCACGATGTGCCGCCGGAGCATGGCGCGCTCGAGTTTCACACCGACTGCAACGTGGTCCGCGCTCTCTACGCCGGCGAGCGGCTCTCCATCTCCTACTCCGTGCCGCTGCACGACGATGACGGCAGGCACATCGCGACCATCAGCACCCACATGCGCGCTCGTCGGGTCACCGACCTGCTCAAGCGTCGAATCATTGCCGGCGGCTCGGGCTCGATCCACCTCGTGACCGACCGGGGCGAGATCTTCCACGAGCAGGTCGCCGCGAGCGACACGCATTCGTCACTCAGCCGTGAAGTCATTGAGACCGCGATCTGGGATATGTCCGAGCAGAACAAGGATCGGGCGCTCTTCAACGAGGGTGACCAGTCCTTTGCGCTGGTTCGGCTGGCCGATCTCGAAACCGCCGACAACCACGGCATTCAGGCCATGGTGAGGGTGCCCAACGCCTGGCTGATGCACGAGTCGCGTCAGGATCACCTGCTGGGCCTGACCTCCCTGCTGATCGAGGGCCTGATGCTCTGCACGCTGGGCGTGATCGCCGTCAGCTATCTCCGCAACGCGGAGCGCGGCAGGCGGCTCGAGCAACTGACCCGGGACTACGGGCGTATCGCCGAGGTGGCTCGCAGGACGCACAACGGCGTGGTGACACTCGACGACCAAGGCCGCATCGTCTGGTGCAATGAGGGCTTCGCGAGGATTACAAAGCATCAGCTCGCCGACGTGCAGGGGCGAGTGTTCGCGGACCTGCTCTGCGGCCCGCAGACCGACCCTGAACTGGCGGAACGGATGCGCAAGTCCCTCACACGAGGCGAATCTTTCGAGGGCGACCTGCGATGCAATGACGCCGACGGGCAGGAGATCTGGCTCGATATCGACGTCCAGCCGCGTGGCGATCGGAGCGGATCACCCGGCGGCTCCATGATCGTCTTCAGCGACATCACGCCGCTGATGCAGTCCAGGCGAGAGGCGCTCGAGGCCTACAACGAAATCGATTCACTCCGCGGCGCGCTCGACCAGCACTCGATCATCTCCGTGACCGACGCCGAGGGCCGCATCACCGACGTCAACTCCGGCTTCTGCCGCATCAGCGGCTACAAACGCGAGGAGCTGATCGGCAAGAACCACCGCATCATCAACTCCGGGACGCACCCCAAAGTCTTCTGGGAAGAGATGTGGAAGTGCGTGAGTTCCGGGCAGCCCTGGCGACGCATCGTCTGCAACCGCAGGAAGGACGGCTCGCTCTACTGGGTCGACTCCACCGTCATCCCCTGCACCTCCGCCGACGGCACGATCAACAAATACGTCTCCATCCGATTCGACATCACCGCACAGAAGAAGGCGGAGCAGGTCGCCGAGCAGGTCAACGCCGAGATCGACGCCCAGCGACGCGAGCTGCAGACGATCATCGACAGCATCCCCGCCCTGATCTTCTACAAGGACAACCAGAACCGCATCCTGCACGCCAACCAGATGGTCGCGGATTCACTCGGCATGCGCATCGAGGATGTCGCAGGCAAACGCACGGAAGCTTTGTATCCCTCCAAGGACGCCGCGGCCTACTACCGCGACGATCTCGAAGTCCTCGCCAGCCGCTCGCCGAAACTGGGGATCATCGAGCGACACGAACAGAAAGAAGGCGAGCGACGGCACATCCGCACCGACAAGATCCCGCTCCGCGGGCCTTCGGGCAAGCTCGATCGCATCCTCGTCGTCGCCACCGACATCACCGAGATCCAGCAGGCCAACGAGAAACTCGACCGCCTCGCCAGGCGTCTGGCCGTCGCGACCGAGGGGGCCGGCGTCGGCATCTGGGACCTGAACCTCGCGAACAATGAGCTGATCTGGGACCGCACCATGTTCCGGATCTACGGCGTCGACGAGCAGGAAGGCCCGCTGGATTTGGAGAGCTGGAAGCGCCGTCTCCTCGCCGAGGACCTCGACGACGCGGTGGCGAAGTTCGAGGCGGCGATCCGGGGCGACGGTCAGTTCGAGACGGTCTTCAGGATCCGCACCGGCGAGGGAGAAGTCCGCTACGTCCAGGCCTCCGCCACCGTCATCCGCGACGAAGCCGGTCAGCCCGAGCACGTCATCGGCGTCAACTGGGACGTCTCCCGCCAGTACGAGGCCGAGTACCGCCTCGAACAGGCCATGAGTGCCTCCGACATCATCACCTACGACTGGATGATGCAGAACGAGTCCGCGTCCTTCATCAGCGACAACTACTACACGCTCCTCGGCTACGAGCCGGGTGCCTTCGCCATCACTTTTGAAGCCTGGGCGTCACGCTGCCACCCCGACGACCGCGAGCGCGTCATCCGTGAGGTCCGCGACTACCTCGCCGACGCCCGCGGCCGCAGCTGCACCATCGAATGCCGCCTGATGACCCGATCGGGCGAGAGCGTCTGGATGCGCACCGTCGGTGAGGTCATCGAGTGGGACGAGGCGGGCAACCCCTCCCGGATGGTCGGCGTGCAGATGGACATCGACGCGCCCAAACGCGTCGACCTCGCGCTGCGCTCCGCCGTCGAAATGAACGTCACCGAATCGGAGCACGAGACCCTGACCGAACTATGCCGGTCGGTCGCCAACGTCTTCGACGTCGCCTTCGTCGGCGTCGCCAAGCAGATCTCTATCGAGGGCATCGATCACGCACGCCTGGTGGGCGGTTGGAGCCAGGACGGCGAGGTCAAGCCCTTCACCTACGCGCTCGACGGTACGCCCTGCGACCTCGTCTACCGCGAAGCATTCTGCATGCACGAGAGCGAGGTCACTGAACTCTACCCGCGTGACCGCATCCTCATCGACATGGGGGCCGAGAGCTACGCCGGACTCCGCATCCACGACAGCCACGGCCGCCCCGTTGGCCTGATGATGCTCATCGACGACAAGCCGCTCAAGAACCGTCCCGATCTTCGTGCAACCCTCCAGCTCTTCGGCGCCCGCGCCGCCGCCGAGATCGAACGCTTCGGCATCGAGGAGAGCCTGCGGGCCGCCAAGGAAGCCGCCGAGTCGGCCAGCATCGCCAAGTCGGAGTTCCTCGCGAACATGTCCCACGAGATCCGCACGCCGATGACCGCGATCCTAGGCTACGCCGACCTGCTCGGAACCGACGAGCAGTACACGCACGACCCCGAGCACGCCGCCGACGCCGTGCGCACCATCCAGAGCAACGCCCGTCACCTGCTCGCGATCATCAACGACATCCTCGACATGTCGAAGATCGAAGCGGGCAAGATGACCGTCGAGACGATCGGCGTCTCGCCCGCCGCCATCGCCGAGGAGGTCGCGTCGCTCATCGGGGCCCGCGCTCGCGGCAAGGGACTCGACATGCGGGTGCAGTACGACACGCCCATCCCCCGGACCATCAGGACCGATCCCACCAGGCTGCGCCAGATCCTGCTCAACCTCGTGGGCAACGCCGTCAAGTTCACCGAGGTGGGCAGTGTGACGATCCGCCTGAGTCACGAGCCCGGAAGCGACACCATCGGCTTCCGCGTCGTCGACACCGGCATCGGCATGTCGCCCGAGCAGTGCGCCGTGGTCGCGAAGTTCGAGGCCTTCAATCAGGCCGACGGCTCGATGACCCGCAAGTTCGGCGGGACCGGACTGGGCCTGCGCATCTCCAGCTCGCTCACGCAGATCCTCGGCGGCGGGCTCAGCGTCGAGTCCGAACGCGACGTGGGATCCGCCTTCACCGTCACGATCCGGACCGGCGACCTTTCCGGCGTGCCCCTGATCGAGCCCGAGCAGATCACCGAAGCCATGGTCAAGGCATCACCCGACACGCCACCGGGCGAGGCCCGAGCCGCTTCGACCGGCGACAGCCTCCTCGACGGCCGACGCATCCTCCTCGCCGAGGACGGGCCCGACAACCAGCGACTCATCAGCTTCCACCTCAAGAAGGCCGGGGCGCAGGTCGCCGTCGCCGACAACGGAAAGATCGCCTGCGAGAAGATCCTCGACGAGCGCGGCGGCTTCGACCTCATCATCATGGATATGCAGATGCCCGAACTCGACGGCTACGGCGCCACGCGGAAGCTCCGCCAGGAGGGCTGCACCCTGCCCATCATCGCGCTCACGGCCCACGCCATGGACGGCGACCGCCAGCGATGCCTCGACGCCGGCTGCGACGACTACCTCACCAAGCCGATCGACAAGACACAACTCATCGAGACCTGCGACGCGTGGATCCGCAACCCCGGCCGACGCGCCGCGGCGTGA
- a CDS encoding glycosyltransferase family 4 protein codes for MPQRVLVLYHYFARYRSAIIRELIEHGKHHYTFAADTHDEGAGIKLADDIPDDRFVRARCRWLGKIMLQPRALSLALFGRYDTLILLGNAQWPTTWLATLLGRLTGKRVLYWTHGWLTHEQGPTRLIRNTFYGLANALLVYGHRSKCIGIDEGFDPAKLHVIYNSLDYPQQRDLREHHDAERVAARRKTIFGDNDHPAVMTVCRLQPAKKLHQLIDAAAACRQQGRPISLLFVGDGPELEALKRRASDKGVHAHFFGACYEEQTLAELLAASDLCVMPGPAGLTVMHALAYGTPFITNDQLDTQMPEFEAIIPGVNGALFKSDDTDDLAAKILACTATPELRSEGRRVSVAMIERFFNPAVQRELIDRAVDGLPADDLFAARRTPPVTSGADPCSAP; via the coding sequence ATGCCCCAGCGCGTCCTCGTCCTCTACCACTACTTCGCGCGTTACCGCAGCGCGATCATCCGTGAGCTCATCGAGCACGGAAAGCACCACTACACCTTCGCCGCGGACACCCACGACGAGGGCGCTGGCATCAAGCTCGCCGACGATATCCCCGACGACCGCTTCGTTCGTGCACGCTGCCGATGGCTCGGCAAAATCATGCTCCAGCCCCGCGCGCTCTCACTCGCGCTCTTTGGCCGGTACGACACCCTGATCCTCCTGGGCAACGCCCAGTGGCCCACCACCTGGCTCGCGACCCTGCTCGGCCGACTCACCGGCAAGCGCGTGCTCTACTGGACCCACGGCTGGCTCACCCACGAGCAGGGCCCCACACGCCTGATCCGCAACACCTTCTACGGCCTCGCCAACGCGCTGCTCGTCTACGGCCACCGCTCCAAGTGCATCGGCATCGATGAGGGCTTCGACCCGGCGAAACTCCACGTCATCTACAACAGCCTCGATTACCCGCAGCAGCGCGACCTGCGCGAGCACCACGACGCCGAACGCGTCGCCGCTCGACGCAAGACCATCTTCGGCGACAACGACCACCCCGCGGTCATGACCGTCTGCCGACTCCAGCCCGCCAAGAAGCTCCATCAGCTCATCGACGCCGCCGCCGCCTGCCGCCAGCAAGGCCGGCCCATCAGCCTGCTCTTCGTCGGCGACGGGCCCGAGCTCGAAGCCCTCAAGCGGCGAGCATCCGACAAGGGCGTCCATGCCCACTTCTTCGGTGCCTGCTACGAGGAACAGACCCTCGCCGAACTCCTCGCCGCCTCCGACCTCTGCGTCATGCCCGGACCCGCCGGACTCACCGTCATGCACGCCCTCGCCTACGGCACGCCCTTTATCACCAACGACCAACTCGACACCCAGATGCCCGAGTTCGAGGCCATCATCCCAGGCGTCAACGGCGCGCTCTTCAAGAGCGACGACACCGACGACCTCGCCGCCAAGATCCTCGCCTGCACCGCAACACCCGAGCTGCGGTCCGAGGGGCGACGCGTCTCGGTTGCCATGATCGAACGCTTCTTCAACCCCGCCGTCCAACGCGAACTCATCGACCGTGCCGTCGACGGCCTGCCCGCCGACGACCTCTTCGCCGCCCGGCGCACACCACCCGTGACCTCAGGAGCCGACCCATGCTCAGCGCCCTGA
- a CDS encoding acyltransferase produces the protein MLSALKKKLRENEAFYLWLRSTRMAVRRWRKRLRHVHPTFYCPADAIVLPDLQADAYSYVGTQCIVGPRVHLGRYVMLGPRVMIVGDDHVFDRAGVPIIFAGRPPELHETVIEDDAWVGAGTIIMAGVRIGRGAIVAAGAVVTRDVPPFEIHAGIPAKKLKDRFERDEDRQAHEQLLDGPDYEGHFCPPMG, from the coding sequence ATGCTCAGCGCCCTGAAAAAGAAACTCCGGGAGAACGAAGCCTTCTACCTCTGGCTCCGCTCCACACGCATGGCCGTCCGACGCTGGCGCAAACGACTGCGCCACGTCCACCCCACCTTCTACTGCCCCGCCGACGCGATCGTCCTCCCCGACCTCCAGGCCGACGCCTACAGCTACGTCGGCACGCAGTGCATCGTCGGCCCGCGCGTGCACCTCGGCCGCTACGTCATGCTCGGCCCACGCGTGATGATCGTGGGCGACGACCACGTCTTCGACCGCGCCGGCGTGCCCATCATCTTCGCCGGACGCCCGCCCGAGCTCCACGAGACGGTGATCGAGGACGACGCCTGGGTCGGCGCCGGCACGATCATCATGGCCGGCGTGCGCATCGGCAGGGGAGCGATCGTCGCCGCCGGCGCCGTCGTCACCCGCGACGTCCCGCCCTTCGAGATCCACGCGGGCATCCCCGCGAAAAAGCTCAAAGACCGATTCGAACGCGACGAGGACCGGCAGGCCCACGAGCAACTGCTCGACGGTCCCGACTACGAAGGCCACTTCTGCCCCCCGATGGGCTGA
- the larE gene encoding ATP-dependent sacrificial sulfur transferase LarE yields the protein MTTAQTPKKPGVAERLAALERAIHDRGSLLVAFSGGIDSSLIAAVGRRVLGPDHCQAAIGDSLSLPRRELEAARSLAQQLEIRLTVIEPTEQNDPNYQANAGDRCFYCKSNLYEHLIPLAEQLGLAHIANGTNLDDLGDHRPGLRAAREASIVSPLVDAGLDKQDVRDIARHLGLPNHDKPASACLASRIPYGTEVTPERLAQVEQAENALADLGFTGFRVRHHDTIARIELPIDQLPQILDAELRERVSTALHDAGFTYIAIDLDGFRSGSGNILLTHNGNRLG from the coding sequence ATGACGACGGCACAGACACCAAAAAAACCCGGCGTTGCCGAACGCCTGGCCGCACTCGAACGGGCCATCCACGATCGCGGCTCCCTGCTCGTCGCCTTCAGCGGCGGGATCGACTCCAGCCTCATCGCCGCCGTCGGGCGCAGGGTCCTCGGCCCCGACCACTGTCAGGCCGCCATCGGCGACTCGCTTTCCCTGCCCCGGCGGGAACTCGAGGCCGCCAGGTCGCTTGCCCAGCAGCTCGAGATCCGACTCACCGTCATCGAACCCACCGAACAGAACGACCCCAACTACCAGGCCAACGCGGGCGACCGCTGCTTCTACTGCAAGTCCAACCTCTACGAGCACCTCATCCCCCTCGCCGAGCAACTCGGGCTCGCCCACATCGCCAACGGCACCAATCTCGACGACCTCGGCGACCACCGACCCGGGCTACGGGCCGCCCGCGAGGCCAGCATCGTCTCCCCGCTCGTGGACGCCGGCCTCGACAAGCAGGACGTCCGCGACATCGCCCGACACCTCGGACTCCCCAACCACGACAAGCCCGCCTCCGCCTGCCTCGCCAGCCGCATCCCCTACGGCACCGAGGTCACCCCCGAGCGGCTCGCCCAGGTCGAACAGGCCGAGAACGCCCTCGCCGACCTCGGCTTCACCGGCTTCCGTGTCCGCCATCACGACACCATCGCCCGCATCGAACTGCCCATCGACCAACTGCCCCAGATCCTCGACGCCGAGCTCCGGGAACGGGTCTCAACCGCGCTCCACGACGCAGGTTTTACCTATATCGCCATCGACCTCGACGGCTTCCGCTCCGGATCGGGCAACATCCTCCTGACCCACAACGGCAACCGACTCGGCTGA
- a CDS encoding UvrB/UvrC motif-containing protein — protein sequence MKRKCDKCDRPATHHAIEITGGQKIEKHLCDLHAAEEGMSVKAMNAPINDLLTSFVKLQPEEDQANAETVCEGCGMTFSQFREKHLLGCPMCYEAFEHQLSPLLERAHEGGTHHVGKVPRRAGASDNRQLQLIRMRKRLDDAVATEDYELAARLRDDIQQLEDTH from the coding sequence TTGAAGCGGAAATGTGACAAGTGTGATCGCCCCGCCACCCACCACGCGATCGAGATCACCGGCGGACAGAAGATCGAGAAGCACCTCTGCGACCTCCACGCCGCCGAGGAGGGCATGTCGGTCAAGGCGATGAACGCCCCGATCAACGACCTGCTCACCAGCTTCGTCAAGCTCCAGCCCGAGGAAGACCAGGCCAACGCCGAAACCGTCTGCGAGGGCTGCGGCATGACCTTCTCCCAGTTCCGCGAGAAGCACCTGCTCGGCTGCCCCATGTGCTACGAGGCTTTCGAGCACCAGCTCTCACCCCTTCTCGAACGCGCCCACGAGGGCGGCACCCACCACGTGGGCAAGGTCCCCCGCCGGGCCGGGGCCAGCGACAACCGACAACTCCAGCTCATCCGCATGCGCAAGCGGCTCGACGACGCCGTCGCCACCGAGGACTACGAGCTCGCCGCACGGCTCCGCGACGACATCCAGCAACTGGAAGACACCCACTGA
- a CDS encoding protein arginine kinase translates to MSLSQIPDHAGEWLRGTGPHGEVVISSRIRYARNLTGFPFVNRANRRQQHEVMHLVKDEIQKRKLADDIIWVDMAASPSLDRQLLVERHLVSRDLASAKNDAPRGVVIAPDETFAVMINEEDHIRAQVLRSGMQLSEAFAQIERIDNALESGLDFAYAQRFGYLTACPTNVGTGLRVSVMLHLPGLKLTGEIEKVRRAARDTHQAVRGLFGEGSEALGDLYQISNQSTLGKTEKEIVADFEHTVVPTIIAYEQQARQALIKQRPAQLDDKIYRAWAILTNARVLGTEEVLSLLSHLRLGVNLGRINTVDLRTINELLLLTQPAHLQRLMGKTMDPAGRKIARADLVRQRLNPAGKG, encoded by the coding sequence ATGAGTCTCAGCCAGATCCCCGATCACGCCGGCGAGTGGCTACGCGGCACCGGTCCCCATGGCGAGGTCGTCATCTCCTCGCGCATCCGCTACGCGCGCAACCTCACCGGATTCCCCTTCGTCAACCGGGCCAACCGCCGGCAGCAGCACGAGGTCATGCACCTGGTCAAGGACGAGATCCAGAAACGCAAGCTCGCCGATGACATCATCTGGGTCGATATGGCAGCGTCCCCCTCTCTCGACCGCCAGCTGCTCGTCGAACGACACCTCGTCTCACGCGACCTCGCCTCGGCGAAAAACGATGCGCCCCGAGGCGTCGTGATCGCTCCCGACGAGACCTTCGCCGTCATGATCAACGAGGAAGACCACATCCGGGCCCAGGTCCTCCGCTCGGGCATGCAGCTCTCCGAGGCCTTCGCTCAGATCGAGCGCATCGACAACGCCCTCGAATCGGGGCTCGACTTCGCCTACGCCCAGCGCTTCGGCTACCTCACCGCCTGCCCGACCAACGTCGGCACCGGGCTTCGCGTCTCCGTCATGCTCCACCTGCCCGGTCTCAAGCTCACCGGCGAGATCGAGAAGGTCCGCCGCGCCGCACGCGACACCCACCAGGCCGTACGCGGGCTCTTCGGCGAGGGGTCCGAAGCCCTCGGCGACCTCTACCAGATCTCCAACCAGTCGACCCTCGGCAAGACCGAGAAGGAGATCGTCGCCGACTTCGAGCACACCGTCGTCCCCACCATCATCGCCTACGAACAACAGGCCAGACAGGCACTGATCAAGCAGCGACCCGCTCAACTCGACGACAAGATCTACCGCGCCTGGGCCATCCTCACCAACGCACGCGTCCTCGGAACCGAAGAGGTCCTCTCCCTGCTCTCGCACCTCCGCCTGGGCGTCAACCTCGGACGCATCAACACGGTCGACCTGCGCACCATCAACGAACTCCTCCTGCTCACCCAGCCCGCACACCTCCAGCGACTCATGGGCAAGACCATGGACCCCGCGGGACGCAAGATCGCCCGCGCCGACCTCGTGCGCCAACGCCTCAACCCCGCCGGCAAGGGATGA
- the mutY gene encoding A/G-specific adenine glycosylase has protein sequence MPTMNRTDGPDPEYKAIARSLIRWHRAHRRDLPWRAAWGEHPDAYRVLVSEVMLQQTQVTTVIPYFERFLSAFPTIVELAEAEPDAVMRLWQGLGYYRRAQRLHACAKAVVERHDGRLPAGYEELLCLPGLGAYTAGAVASIAFGVRVPSVDGNVSRVVSRLTGVESPIDSTVGKREVEGRVLALLPTKRPGMLNESLMELGATVCSPRDPKCLLCPVSRWCVARATGRTAELPVKGRVKDPVRVEHHVLVVERGGRVLARRRGETGLWAGMWELPTLEEDGVTAEVLCDWAEEAFGLRVEVDRVTSFEHRTTHRLITFVVWRARRVAGRLRRASGRWCGDATDLGMAKPMVRVMGALEEQSPRR, from the coding sequence ATGCCGACCATGAACCGAACCGACGGGCCTGACCCGGAGTACAAGGCGATCGCGCGATCGCTGATCAGGTGGCATCGCGCGCACCGGCGCGATCTTCCGTGGCGAGCGGCGTGGGGCGAGCATCCGGATGCTTATCGCGTGCTGGTGTCGGAGGTGATGCTGCAGCAGACGCAGGTGACGACGGTCATCCCTTACTTCGAGCGCTTTCTGTCGGCGTTCCCGACGATCGTCGAGCTTGCGGAGGCGGAACCTGACGCGGTGATGCGGCTGTGGCAGGGGCTGGGTTATTACCGTCGTGCGCAGCGGCTGCACGCGTGCGCAAAGGCGGTGGTTGAGCGGCACGACGGGCGTCTGCCTGCCGGCTACGAAGAACTCTTGTGTCTGCCGGGCCTCGGCGCGTACACGGCGGGCGCGGTGGCGTCGATCGCTTTTGGTGTCCGTGTGCCGTCCGTGGACGGGAATGTGAGTCGTGTGGTGTCACGACTGACAGGGGTCGAGTCGCCGATCGATTCGACGGTCGGGAAGAGAGAGGTGGAGGGCCGGGTGCTCGCGCTGTTGCCGACGAAGCGGCCGGGGATGCTCAACGAGAGCCTGATGGAGTTGGGCGCGACGGTCTGTTCGCCTCGTGATCCGAAGTGTCTGCTCTGCCCGGTGTCGCGTTGGTGTGTGGCGCGTGCGACGGGGCGGACGGCAGAGCTGCCGGTGAAGGGTCGCGTGAAGGATCCGGTTCGCGTGGAGCATCACGTGCTGGTGGTCGAGCGTGGCGGGCGGGTGCTGGCGCGTCGGCGGGGTGAGACGGGCTTGTGGGCCGGGATGTGGGAGCTGCCGACGCTGGAGGAGGATGGCGTGACGGCGGAGGTGTTGTGTGACTGGGCGGAGGAGGCGTTCGGTCTGCGTGTTGAGGTTGATCGGGTGACGAGCTTTGAGCACCGCACGACGCATCGGCTGATCACGTTTGTGGTCTGGCGGGCGCGGCGGGTGGCGGGCCGGCTGCGGCGGGCGTCGGGCCGATGGTGTGGTGACGCGACTGACTTGGGGATGGCCAAGCCGATGGTGCGCGTGATGGGAGCTCTCGAAGAGCAAAGCCCACGTCGATGA
- a CDS encoding TSCPD domain-containing protein translates to MVSHRLSLPTTRESLTHKFQIMGYEGYLTIGLFDDGRPGEVFIKMAKEGSTLSGMVQAFCRAFSLALQYGLPLEEAVRRFKGMRFEPMGTTNNPEIPEADSIIDYVARYLEVNYANIDQPLNRA, encoded by the coding sequence ATGGTCAGTCACCGCCTCTCCCTGCCAACGACTCGCGAATCACTGACCCACAAGTTCCAGATCATGGGCTACGAGGGTTATCTCACCATCGGTCTCTTCGACGACGGACGCCCGGGCGAGGTCTTCATCAAGATGGCCAAGGAAGGCTCGACCCTCTCGGGCATGGTCCAGGCTTTCTGCCGAGCCTTCTCACTCGCCCTGCAGTACGGCCTGCCGCTCGAAGAAGCCGTCCGACGCTTCAAAGGCATGCGCTTCGAGCCGATGGGCACCACCAACAATCCCGAGATCCCCGAGGCCGACTCGATCATCGATTACGTCGCCCGCTACCTCGAAGTCAACTACGCCAACATCGATCAGCCACTGAACCGCGCCTGA